The following is a genomic window from Rhodoligotrophos defluvii.
CCTCCCTGTTCACCATGGCCGTTGTGCAGACCCTATGGGCGTTGCCGTTTGCCTTTCTCATTATCCTGACGGTGATGTCCGGCTTCGACACGCTTTATCTGGAGGCCGCCTATACGTCCGGTGCCAACCGCCTTCAGGCCTTCCGGGAGGTGGAGCTGCCGCAGATCGCTCCGGGCCTGACCGGGGCTGCGACCTTCTCCGTCATCCTGTCGTTCAACGAGACGGTGCGGACGGCTGTCGTGCAAGGCGGCAACAACACCGTGCAGACCTTCATCTGGTCGCGCTACCAGCAGGTCGGCTTGACCCCGAACATGTACGCCCTGATGAGCCTGATCATCATCGTCACCCTGCTGCTCATCCTCGTTCTGGTGGCGCTCGGCCGCAAGCAGCAGCAAAGCTAGGAGAAGCACTCATGGCCGACATTCTCCTGACCGGCTTTCAGCCCTATGGCGGGCGGCAGCTCAACCCCTCCGCCGAGGTCTTGCGCGCCCTCGGTGGCAGCAGCATCGAAGGCGCGACTGTGC
Proteins encoded in this region:
- a CDS encoding ABC transporter permease, giving the protein MRGSLHLLVWLCLAAVLVFLYAPLVPPLLLAIRDPQTGAATLNNFAAIGADPTLVSAITNSVLLAAIVGIAAPLLGLAAAQAVRSFGLPRLIITIVLLPLFIPGVSMGVSTSLFFRLTGIDPSLFTMAVVQTLWALPFAFLIILTVMSGFDTLYLEAAYTSGANRLQAFREVELPQIAPGLTGAATFSVILSFNETVRTAVVQGGNNTVQTFIWSRYQQVGLTPNMYALMSLIIIVTLLLILVLVALGRKQQQS